The window TTGTATTAGGCATCTGTACTGTGAAGCTACCTGTATTTGGGGTAGAAGCTACTAAGTCTGTCCAGGTTGCTCCATTATCCGAAGTATAATCAATCTTAACGTTTGGTGAGTTATAAGGAGCTGTATTGGTATTGGCTACTTCCCACTGAATAACGTTATTAGCATTTTTATATAATACTGATGATGTAGTAAGTCCGTTAAACTTAAAAGGTCCGTCATTTCCAATCACTGTATTAACTTCTGAAGAAGAAAGCATTGGTCTTTGTGCGTTTTGATCTCTAACAGTTACAGCATAGCTTACGGTTCTAGGAACATAAGAAACAGTTTCCCAATTCGGGTTAGGATTATTTGCGGCATCAGTTTTATTGGTAAGAATTCCATTCATCACCAGAGGAAGGCTTGGGAAATATCTTCTTCCACTGCTCGTTCCAAAACGGGATCTTGTTAAAGCTCCTTGTGTATTGTATCCCCATCCTGTGTCTCCTGAAATTGAAGCTAAGCCGGTAACACTATTTGTCTGTTCCCAAGTATAATTAATAGCATCTCCTTCTGCATCTGTTGCTGATGCATCAAGATAGTAGGCGGTTCCTTTAGGAACTGTATATGATGTAAGGGCTGCAATTACAGGTGGGGTATTATTAGTAATATTTTCTGATGTACCACATGTTGCAGGCTTACCTTCTAAATTCGTTAAAACCTGATCTACTGATTTATAGTGGAAATAAGCATCCGAAGACATTTGAACATTATCACTTGTGATCCCCGCATATCCCATAATAGTAGTTCCTCCTCCCGGCTCTACATTAACATTGCTTCCTTCCGATTTATTTGAAAATGTATGATTCCCTCCTAACTGATGTCCCATTTCATGAGCAACATAATCAATATCAAAAGAATCTCCGCTTGGAACATTATTAGATGGTGAAGTAAACCCTGATCCTTTACCTGCAGGTACGCTGGTGGTAGGGTCAACGCATATACAACCTATACATCCTGCATTTCCACCTCCTCCCGAAGCACCAAATAAGTGTCCGATATCGTAGTTTGCATTGGTTACCTGAGATGTCATTGTGTTCTGAAGCTCCAGATTCCAAGCTCCATTTACCCCATCATCAGCAATTGAATAAGGATCTGCATTTGGATCTGTGTAAATAATATTCGGGAAGTTCTGAACCAATAATTTTATTCCGAAATCTTTTTCAAATACCCCGTTCACACGGCTCATCGTGTTGTTAATGGCAACCAGCGCCGGAGCTCGCTTTTGATCATCTGTAGCTGTAGCTGGCACACCTGCCAAGTTCATAAAGTATTGGGTATACTCTCCGGTAACAGAAACTGCCAATCTGTACGTTCTGAATTTTGTACTTGATGGTCTATTGGTTATTCCTACATTAGAAAGGGTCTTTTTACCATTAGCTTCTAATGCTTTTATGTCTTTAGAGTTCTTTTCGTTTGTAGAACACTCAAATCCGTGTTCGCTTTCTGTTCTTTTCGTTTTATAGAAAACCCCATAAACCTGCTTATCTGTGGTAATAGGCTCTATAAATTGAAATTTTCCGTCTTTGATGATCATAGACTGCATTTCAGTAGGTGCAGTACTGAATCTCACATACTTACCCGGATCATCCACTCCTACTCCTACGTAAGATCCCAGCTGGTATCTGTCCGCCATCGATTTTTCCATCACCGGATCACTGTAAACAGCAAATTTTTCAATCTTTCCTTCTGCTGTAGGAAGAGAAACAATAACAGCCTGAGCTCCTTTTCCTGTTTCTACAGCATTTTTCAGAATATTCCTAAGAGACTGCAAGTCTAGCCTGTAAGAATACTGAACTTCCACTTCTTTTCTGATTTGAGA of the Chryseobacterium aureum genome contains:
- a CDS encoding reprolysin-like metallopeptidase; the protein is MKKRILLVCALAAGLSSVNAQRWEPASQRTSQIRKEVEVQYSYRLDLQSLRNILKNAVETGKGAQAVIVSLPTAEGKIEKFAVYSDPVMEKSMADRYQLGSYVGVGVDDPGKYVRFSTAPTEMQSMIIKDGKFQFIEPITTDKQVYGVFYKTKRTESEHGFECSTNEKNSKDIKALEANGKKTLSNVGITNRPSSTKFRTYRLAVSVTGEYTQYFMNLAGVPATATDDQKRAPALVAINNTMSRVNGVFEKDFGIKLLVQNFPNIIYTDPNADPYSIADDGVNGAWNLELQNTMTSQVTNANYDIGHLFGASGGGGNAGCIGCICVDPTTSVPAGKGSGFTSPSNNVPSGDSFDIDYVAHEMGHQLGGNHTFSNKSEGSNVNVEPGGGTTIMGYAGITSDNVQMSSDAYFHYKSVDQVLTNLEGKPATCGTSENITNNTPPVIAALTSYTVPKGTAYYLDASATDAEGDAINYTWEQTNSVTGLASISGDTGWGYNTQGALTRSRFGTSSGRRYFPSLPLVMNGILTNKTDAANNPNPNWETVSYVPRTVSYAVTVRDQNAQRPMLSSSEVNTVIGNDGPFKFNGLTTSSVLYKNANNVIQWEVANTNTAPYNSPNVKIDYTSDNGATWTDLVASTPNTGSFTVQMPNTITTPIKLRISAIGNVFYAVSPQVTVADAPTSTTAAPTGLTTISTEVFKTTARVSWNSVPGATYSVNYRKQGVSTWSNTTSTTNSVVLTGLEDETNYEVQVAAVVNSVPGAFSNNYVFKTNGLKTGIDYCIMNSGTSYVGAIRKVTVANLVYDDPSLRSYKDLSEDPSKIINLVQGTAYAITPVVRQAFSNSNVPLNLSVWIDYNRNGVFEISERVITVSGGVPAGSVSFGAQNFTVPSTTYAGDKLLRMRIVTKYNTGALASACGDITTGGGSVMDLPVKITTTLAVNETKDVKSSEISIYPNPADTFVEVKNLKGKADYKIYTADGRLAQEGQIDGQRINVASLIKGMYVITIKDDKNTYNTKLIKK